A portion of the Pedobacter cryoconitis genome contains these proteins:
- a CDS encoding Crp/Fnr family transcriptional regulator, producing MKHKIAVENQLVYFRECLAQFQTFTDQEWDIFSSAVIPHTLKKKELLFNIGEVYQSMAFIFDGAVRYFIDKDGALLTNYFSFKGEFASAYSSFISGKPGVVGLAAIEKTQLLLITKKSLEAFSEIPAIALKAEQMRRRIAEHYILCYEERIGTFLLKSPEERYLSLLNSGGEIFQKIPQHYLANYLGITAVSLSRIRNRSMGRA from the coding sequence ATGAAACACAAGATAGCTGTAGAAAATCAATTGGTATATTTTCGGGAATGCCTGGCTCAATTTCAGACTTTTACCGACCAGGAGTGGGACATATTTAGTTCAGCAGTTATTCCGCATACCTTAAAAAAGAAGGAGTTACTTTTTAATATAGGTGAAGTCTATCAATCTATGGCGTTTATTTTTGATGGAGCAGTACGTTACTTTATAGATAAAGATGGTGCCCTGCTGACGAATTATTTTAGTTTTAAAGGGGAATTTGCAAGCGCTTACAGCAGTTTCATTTCAGGGAAGCCGGGCGTTGTTGGATTAGCAGCAATTGAAAAAACACAGTTGCTGCTGATCACTAAAAAAAGCTTGGAAGCTTTTAGTGAAATCCCTGCCATTGCTTTAAAAGCAGAACAAATGAGAAGGAGAATTGCAGAACATTATATACTTTGTTATGAAGAAAGAATTGGCACATTTTTGTTAAAAAGTCCTGAAGAAAGATATTTGTCCTTATTGAATTCAGGAGGAGAGATTTTTCAAAAAATACCACAACATTACCTGGCAAACTATCTT
- a CDS encoding DUF2911 domain-containing protein, with product MEMASIDGIHIHIVYSSPGVKGRVIWGGLVPFDQLWVTGAHHATKISFNKDVLINGQKLKAGEYAFFTIPGKKHWTLIFNKRVNQHLADDYQQKEDALRLEVIPVQLPGTVQRLTYRIRKDEGKGGTVSMQWEKINISFKILSNKNH from the coding sequence ATGGAGATGGCATCAATAGATGGAATCCACATACATATCGTTTACAGTTCCCCTGGCGTAAAAGGCCGGGTCATTTGGGGTGGTCTGGTACCATTTGACCAGTTATGGGTAACCGGTGCACACCATGCCACAAAAATAAGTTTTAACAAAGATGTGCTCATCAATGGCCAGAAGTTAAAAGCTGGAGAATACGCCTTCTTTACGATACCAGGTAAAAAACATTGGACACTTATCTTTAATAAAAGGGTCAATCAACACCTTGCCGATGATTATCAGCAAAAAGAGGATGCATTACGTTTAGAAGTTATACCTGTGCAATTGCCCGGTACTGTACAAAGACTTACTTACCGGATCAGAAAAGATGAAGGAAAAGGAGGAACTGTAAGTATGCAATGGGAAAAAATAAATATATCATTTAAAATCTTATCCAATAAAAATCATTAA
- a CDS encoding cytochrome-c peroxidase, with translation MKKKHLIVLFLFSIVILSFKEFGFEGFVKPANFPWPVYDLAKNPVTKEGFELGRMLFYEGALSRDNKISCGSCHIQSAAFTQHGHDVSHGIEDRLGSRNSPPIMNLAWNKSFFWDGGVFHLDMFPVSPITNPVEMDEKMENVLIKLRSKQEYREKFKAVYGSDEITGTQIFKALSQFMLLCISSDSKYDSVMRKTDVRFTVAEEKGYHIFLQHCNRCHQAPLFTDGSFRNNGLNNQFNPDKGRQTITLDPQDSFKFKVPSLRNLSYTVPYMHDGRFTSIDQVLDHYTKGVQDSHTLDPLLKNKGQLGIQMTAAERLSLKTFLKTLDDKHFITRTDLSEQ, from the coding sequence GTGAAAAAGAAGCATTTGATAGTGTTATTCCTGTTTTCCATAGTGATTCTGTCATTTAAGGAATTTGGATTTGAGGGTTTTGTTAAACCAGCTAATTTTCCCTGGCCAGTTTATGATCTCGCAAAAAATCCAGTCACTAAAGAAGGCTTTGAACTAGGCAGGATGCTATTTTATGAAGGAGCTTTGTCAAGAGACAATAAAATTTCCTGCGGTTCCTGTCATATCCAGTCAGCTGCATTTACGCAGCATGGGCACGATGTAAGTCATGGAATAGAAGATCGTTTGGGAAGCCGGAATTCCCCGCCAATTATGAACCTTGCCTGGAATAAATCTTTTTTTTGGGATGGTGGTGTTTTTCATCTGGATATGTTTCCGGTTTCACCTATCACTAATCCTGTAGAGATGGATGAAAAGATGGAGAACGTGCTGATAAAACTCCGCTCAAAACAAGAATACAGGGAAAAATTTAAAGCCGTTTATGGCTCAGATGAAATTACAGGGACGCAAATTTTTAAGGCACTTTCCCAATTTATGCTCCTATGTATCAGTAGTGATTCTAAATATGACAGTGTAATGCGTAAAACTGATGTCCGTTTTACAGTCGCTGAAGAAAAAGGCTACCATATATTTCTTCAGCATTGTAATCGTTGTCATCAAGCGCCCCTTTTCACGGATGGATCGTTCAGGAATAATGGTTTAAATAATCAATTCAACCCGGATAAAGGCAGACAGACCATAACACTTGATCCTCAGGATAGCTTTAAATTTAAAGTCCCTTCGCTAAGAAACCTAAGTTACACTGTGCCTTATATGCATGATGGCAGGTTTACCAGCATAGATCAGGTATTAGATCACTATACAAAAGGAGTGCAGGATAGCCATACCCTTGATCCTTTATTAAAAAATAAGGGTCAGCTGGGAATCCAGATGACAGCTGCAGAGCGCCTAAGCCTGAAGACCTTTTTAAAAACACTGGATGATAAACACTTTATTACAAGAACAGATTTATCCGAACAATAA
- a CDS encoding MbnP family protein, translating to MKNQIIKTILLLSGLFVIHLNSDAQSTPAPEGLSKLTLEFNNVVGEKPLKLHDESYTNEAGEKFNITTFNYFISNIKLHEKGGKTYIIPQDSSYFLIKENDSASKKINVYVPEGKYSAITFTIGVDSLRSTMDISRRTGALDISGGMLDGMYWTWNSGYIFMKYLPKIRRGEKEAFDSVIPVFHSDSVI from the coding sequence ATGAAAAATCAAATTATTAAAACGATCCTCTTATTGTCAGGATTATTTGTAATCCATTTAAACTCAGACGCCCAATCAACCCCTGCCCCTGAAGGTCTTTCGAAGCTGACCCTGGAATTCAATAATGTAGTAGGGGAAAAGCCGCTGAAGTTACACGATGAATCCTATACTAACGAGGCTGGAGAAAAGTTCAATATCACCACTTTCAACTATTTTATCAGTAATATTAAACTTCATGAAAAAGGTGGAAAAACTTATATAATCCCACAGGATAGTAGTTATTTTCTAATTAAAGAAAATGATTCAGCCAGCAAAAAAATCAATGTTTACGTTCCTGAAGGGAAATACTCAGCCATTACATTTACGATTGGAGTGGATAGCCTGAGAAGTACCATGGATATCAGCAGACGTACCGGCGCACTTGATATTTCAGGAGGTATGCTGGATGGAATGTACTGGACATGGAACAGCGGTTATATTTTTATGAAGTATCTACCGAAAATCAGGCGCGGTGAAAAAGAAGCATTTGATAGTGTTATTCCTGTTTTCCATAGTGATTCTGTCATTTAA
- a CDS encoding helix-turn-helix transcriptional regulator, translating into MEEKIPKYNIDFKKKGQAHFLLRSREREDNSIEPFKDPHSHNYYCLNLLYEGKVTHFVDLQAQEIQAPALLLLNIDQVHIHNELKDCKITSMAFSADFVHSQNKKLGNYLETVFSQSHIKLSDSALTELDKYVQLIQLENSKGNQQDFEIIKCLLNIILIQCARLSEETSKGVSHKQDLFTHFKEVLKKHYKHNHQVKFYANELNITTEVLNQLVKNASHKTPKQLIDERLFTEAKRLLYWSDITVREVAWELGFETDGYFNRFFKKYAGSTPKKFQNAIHLT; encoded by the coding sequence ATGGAGGAAAAAATACCGAAGTATAATATAGACTTCAAAAAGAAAGGACAAGCCCATTTCCTTTTACGTTCAAGAGAACGTGAGGATAATTCCATTGAACCCTTTAAAGATCCGCACAGCCATAATTACTATTGTCTTAACCTTTTATACGAAGGAAAAGTAACACACTTTGTTGATTTACAAGCGCAGGAAATACAGGCTCCGGCCTTGTTATTATTGAATATTGATCAGGTTCATATTCATAATGAGCTTAAGGATTGCAAAATAACCTCAATGGCGTTCTCTGCCGACTTTGTGCACAGTCAGAACAAAAAACTGGGAAATTATCTGGAAACTGTTTTTTCACAATCTCACATTAAACTGTCTGATTCAGCATTAACCGAGCTGGACAAGTATGTACAATTAATCCAGTTAGAAAATAGTAAGGGTAATCAACAGGATTTTGAAATCATTAAATGTCTGCTTAATATAATTTTGATTCAATGTGCCAGACTTAGCGAAGAAACCAGCAAAGGTGTTAGTCACAAGCAGGACCTATTTACTCATTTTAAAGAGGTGTTGAAAAAGCATTACAAACACAACCATCAGGTCAAATTCTATGCTAACGAATTAAATATCACTACTGAAGTTCTGAATCAGCTTGTTAAAAATGCAAGCCATAAAACGCCCAAGCAACTGATAGATGAACGTTTATTTACAGAAGCAAAAAGACTGCTCTACTGGTCAGATATTACTGTAAGGGAAGTCGCCTGGGAACTGGGATTTGAAACAGATGGCTATTTTAACCGGTTTTTTAAAAAGTATGCTGGTTCAACTCCCAAAAAATTTCAAAATGCAATCCATTTAACCTGA
- a CDS encoding alpha/beta hydrolase-fold protein, translating into MEIKNISRFFCVLILVISGLLNPAKAQDTVIRKIDNGKLDSLNSKFLKEQRQVEIFLPQDYKPGSDRKYDVLYVLDGGNWNTGLIKETQHFLEEISFMPPTIIVSVLGIDRNKDLTPTHLEGWSTSGGAANFLGFLKNELIPYIDQKYPSNGENALWGHSLGGMFVAYALLNEPKTFKSYIAVDPSLWWDKCYIQKIASSKLPGLGGLAITFFMSGREGEQGKVMKIDTMNTILKNYAPAGLTWKSIAYPNESHNSIRLKSTYDGLKFSYAGFDNKAEFHPRNGIILKDKPIKLWYFNDTTTVNYTLDGTMPTILSNKMKHEITLTAAAKVTTENFTARARYNQVVSGDFIAGKTLNPISKKKNVKAGGFNYAYYEGKWEKWPDFKDLKNPVKTGITNGDFKLDKIQKKDNIAVVIDGQLEAKEDGYYIFILENGEEANFFLGKRLLMRMTTSNNQLCTYIVPLKKGFYPIRLESFHKNDGYKLKLTYLTPSTIPTKNAGSIPLNLQYGHH; encoded by the coding sequence ATGGAAATAAAAAACATATCTCGCTTCTTTTGTGTACTGATTTTAGTGATTAGTGGTTTGTTGAATCCGGCTAAGGCACAAGATACCGTCATTAGAAAAATTGATAATGGAAAGCTTGATTCTTTAAACTCGAAATTTCTAAAAGAACAAAGGCAAGTAGAGATATTTCTTCCCCAGGATTATAAGCCTGGCAGTGATCGCAAGTATGATGTACTCTATGTACTGGATGGTGGCAATTGGAATACTGGATTAATCAAAGAAACCCAACATTTTTTAGAAGAAATATCCTTTATGCCCCCAACAATAATTGTCAGCGTTTTGGGTATCGATCGGAATAAAGACCTGACTCCAACACATCTTGAAGGTTGGTCAACTTCAGGTGGAGCAGCTAATTTTTTGGGTTTTCTTAAAAATGAACTTATTCCTTATATCGATCAAAAATATCCCTCAAATGGAGAAAATGCATTATGGGGACATTCATTAGGTGGCATGTTCGTCGCTTATGCACTATTGAATGAACCAAAAACTTTTAAATCATATATTGCAGTCGATCCAAGTCTTTGGTGGGACAAATGTTATATCCAAAAAATTGCATCCAGTAAATTACCTGGACTAGGAGGTTTAGCTATTACATTTTTCATGAGTGGAAGAGAAGGTGAGCAGGGTAAAGTAATGAAAATTGATACCATGAATACTATCCTTAAAAATTACGCACCTGCAGGATTAACCTGGAAAAGTATAGCTTACCCGAACGAATCACACAATTCTATAAGGCTGAAAAGTACTTATGACGGCTTGAAATTCTCTTATGCAGGTTTTGATAATAAGGCAGAATTTCACCCAAGGAATGGCATAATATTGAAGGATAAACCTATAAAATTGTGGTATTTTAATGACACTACAACTGTTAATTACACGCTCGATGGGACAATGCCCACTATTTTGTCAAATAAAATGAAACATGAAATAACTTTAACTGCTGCGGCAAAGGTTACTACTGAAAATTTTACTGCCAGAGCCCGATATAATCAGGTTGTATCCGGAGATTTTATAGCCGGAAAAACACTAAATCCTATTTCAAAAAAGAAAAATGTAAAAGCAGGTGGTTTTAATTATGCTTATTACGAAGGTAAATGGGAGAAATGGCCTGACTTTAAAGATTTAAAAAATCCAGTGAAGACAGGAATAACAAATGGCGATTTTAAGCTGGATAAAATCCAGAAAAAAGACAATATTGCTGTAGTGATTGATGGACAACTTGAAGCAAAGGAAGATGGTTATTATATATTCATACTGGAAAACGGTGAAGAAGCAAACTTCTTTCTTGGCAAACGTTTATTAATGAGAATGACTACTTCCAATAATCAGCTGTGCACCTATATAGTACCATTAAAAAAAGGGTTTTATCCCATTCGCTTAGAATCCTTCCATAAAAATGATGGTTATAAATTGAAACTTACTTATCTCACGCCAAGCACCATACCTACTAAAAATGCGGGATCTATACCATTAAATCTTCAATATGGTCATCACTAG
- a CDS encoding pectate lyase family protein: protein MKTRANYLTSSAMALCIAFISFGCQKSNDPGASTENSGTTQAKTATEATCVVQGWASQNGGTTGGGTATPTVVTNYAALKAAIQNVNVKVVQVNGTITIPAAGRISFQDQTGKTIFGSAGAKLVSNDQSKANSGIINVKRCTNIIIRNLIFEGPGAYDTDGWDNAIIDASTNVWVDHCEFRDGVDGNFDIKNISDYITVSNCKFAYVKPPKAGGSGGSDDHRFSGLIGSSDGATADRNRLRVTFVRCWWAEGCVARMPRVRFGKVHLVNNYFNSTVSKSCIQAGFEANILAEANVFENVKNPVDLMDNTSTAVQLKNNTFTNVTGSISGNGNTAFTPSYNISTLNSSSVKAAVTSSNGAGATVGGNNCS, encoded by the coding sequence ATGAAAACAAGAGCAAACTACTTGACCTCTTCAGCTATGGCTTTATGCATAGCCTTTATTTCTTTTGGCTGCCAGAAAAGTAATGATCCGGGCGCAAGCACCGAAAACTCAGGTACAACTCAGGCGAAAACAGCAACCGAGGCTACTTGTGTTGTGCAAGGATGGGCCTCCCAAAATGGAGGGACTACGGGTGGTGGGACAGCAACGCCAACGGTTGTAACCAATTATGCAGCTTTAAAAGCTGCCATACAAAATGTTAATGTGAAAGTGGTACAAGTTAATGGAACGATTACAATACCAGCTGCCGGAAGGATCTCTTTCCAGGACCAGACAGGAAAAACCATCTTTGGTTCTGCCGGAGCAAAGCTAGTCTCCAATGATCAAAGCAAAGCTAATTCTGGTATTATTAATGTTAAAAGATGTACTAACATTATTATCAGGAACCTGATCTTCGAAGGCCCTGGCGCTTATGATACTGACGGCTGGGATAACGCAATAATAGACGCGAGTACAAATGTATGGGTTGATCATTGTGAGTTCAGAGATGGTGTTGATGGCAACTTTGATATCAAAAATATCTCTGATTATATCACAGTTTCTAATTGCAAATTTGCCTATGTAAAACCTCCGAAAGCAGGTGGTTCGGGTGGTTCAGATGATCATCGTTTTTCAGGACTGATCGGTTCAAGTGATGGCGCTACGGCAGATAGAAACCGTTTACGTGTTACATTTGTACGTTGCTGGTGGGCAGAGGGTTGTGTAGCCAGAATGCCTAGGGTAAGGTTTGGCAAAGTGCATCTTGTCAACAATTATTTTAACAGTACAGTAAGTAAAAGCTGTATACAGGCAGGCTTTGAAGCAAATATTCTGGCAGAAGCGAACGTATTCGAAAACGTTAAGAATCCTGTTGACTTAATGGATAATACCTCTACTGCTGTTCAGCTTAAAAACAATACATTTACCAATGTAACCGGAAGTATATCGGGCAATGGTAATACAGCATTTACGCCTTCTTACAATATTTCAACACTGAATTCATCCAGTGTCAAAGCTGCAGTCACTTCATCAAATGGTGCAGGTGCTACAGTTGGTGGTAATAATTGTTCCTGA
- a CDS encoding Rpn family recombination-promoting nuclease/putative transposase, producing the protein MSASTNKYIDPLTDFGFKHLFGGEPNKEIMIAFLNALFEGEKHITDLVYNPTELAGDEREHKKVSFDLLCTGDTGEQFIVEMQRADHDNFEDRCIFYLSRLIHQQKLKSNRHWEVKMKEVFLIAILDFNRKNCLSDHYLQSISLVNTGTGKIFHNGLGFKFLELPKFGKKENELENELDKWVYLLKHMHSLDQIPKYLDKRVFEKIFNIAEMKKLSPEQQFVYDSILQREEDDYSRLKSAERRGIREGIEKGKEEGIEQGLEQGKHETALAIAGKMKEENFDIDKIAGFTALSREEIESL; encoded by the coding sequence ATGTCAGCTAGTACAAATAAATACATTGATCCATTAACAGATTTTGGATTCAAACATCTTTTCGGTGGCGAACCCAATAAAGAGATCATGATTGCTTTTTTAAACGCCTTGTTTGAAGGAGAAAAACACATTACCGATCTTGTCTACAACCCAACTGAACTTGCCGGGGATGAGAGGGAACATAAAAAGGTAAGTTTCGATTTGCTGTGTACCGGGGACACCGGAGAACAGTTCATTGTAGAAATGCAGCGGGCAGATCATGATAATTTTGAAGACCGCTGCATTTTTTACCTGAGCCGGCTGATCCATCAGCAAAAGTTAAAGAGTAACCGGCATTGGGAAGTTAAGATGAAAGAGGTTTTCCTGATTGCGATCCTGGATTTTAATAGGAAGAATTGCCTGAGTGACCATTATTTGCAAAGCATTTCACTGGTCAATACCGGTACAGGTAAAATATTCCACAATGGACTGGGATTTAAGTTTTTGGAACTGCCTAAATTTGGAAAGAAAGAAAATGAACTGGAAAATGAGCTGGACAAATGGGTTTATCTGCTTAAGCACATGCACAGCCTGGATCAGATTCCTAAATACCTGGACAAACGTGTTTTTGAAAAAATATTTAATATCGCCGAAATGAAGAAATTATCACCAGAACAACAATTTGTATACGACTCGATTTTACAGCGGGAAGAGGACGATTATAGCCGGCTTAAATCTGCAGAACGCAGAGGAATAAGAGAAGGAATAGAAAAAGGGAAGGAAGAAGGGATAGAGCAAGGCCTTGAGCAAGGTAAACATGAAACTGCGCTGGCTATCGCAGGAAAAATGAAGGAAGAGAATTTTGATATTGATAAAATTGCCGGATTTACTGCGCTCTCCAGGGAAGAAATAGAAAGTCTTTAA
- a CDS encoding RagB/SusD family nutrient uptake outer membrane protein, translating into MKHYIYKGLIVFAGLSVMISCKKSLVENNPSGITAESVYTTPAGFETLVNAAYSYQRWWYGKEEGHSISEMGTDLWMSGAGDINTDLTQYINLQGTNAAITTEWQQLYAAVNLCNAGINKIAGAGLSSTARPIREAELKFLRAFYYWHIVETWGGVHFSLNETQGVITTANKTPVETFNKQIIDDLLFAVANLPSTTADYGRVTKPAAQAFLSRMYLTQKKNTEAKDMAMAVINGGYGFTLLPAYADLWKMSNLKNKEVVYTVNYSTNLSLNDLIDPILNPLGHSRGSNSGHMLYAMKYDDQPGMLRDLANGRPFDRYMPTRFLLDLYDENDSRYEGSFQTVWYANGTTRPAGMKIGDTAILATKKVFPSAGKLYKVFDRNAVYNANGSVKDQLHYVSLSKFADPTRTSINEAQSARDVFVIRFAELYLIAAEAEFNLGNPGAAATYLNVIRTRAAKPGKVAAMQITPAQVTLDFILDERAREFAGEQIRWFDLKRTGKLQERVKAFNPDAKSITDFNLVRPIPRTQVDAVTNESEFTQNPGYQ; encoded by the coding sequence ATGAAACATTATATATATAAAGGCCTGATCGTCTTTGCGGGATTATCTGTAATGATCTCCTGTAAAAAATCACTTGTAGAAAATAACCCTTCAGGAATTACTGCTGAAAGTGTCTATACTACGCCAGCAGGATTTGAAACGCTGGTGAATGCTGCTTATTCCTACCAGCGTTGGTGGTATGGAAAAGAAGAAGGTCATAGTATTTCTGAAATGGGAACAGATCTCTGGATGAGCGGAGCTGGCGATATCAACACTGATTTAACCCAATATATAAATCTCCAGGGAACTAACGCCGCTATTACTACAGAATGGCAACAATTATATGCTGCTGTTAATTTGTGCAACGCAGGAATAAACAAGATTGCAGGAGCAGGCTTGTCCTCCACTGCCAGACCTATAAGAGAAGCTGAACTAAAGTTTCTGCGTGCATTTTATTATTGGCATATTGTTGAAACCTGGGGAGGAGTCCATTTTTCATTAAATGAAACCCAGGGCGTAATCACAACGGCGAATAAAACACCAGTCGAAACTTTTAATAAGCAAATCATTGATGATTTGTTATTTGCTGTTGCTAATTTACCTTCAACCACTGCAGATTATGGAAGAGTGACCAAACCAGCTGCTCAGGCTTTTCTGTCAAGAATGTATCTTACACAAAAGAAAAATACGGAAGCAAAAGATATGGCAATGGCGGTAATTAATGGCGGTTATGGCTTTACCTTATTACCTGCCTATGCCGACCTCTGGAAAATGTCGAATCTCAAAAACAAGGAAGTCGTTTATACCGTTAATTATTCAACAAATCTATCATTGAATGATCTTATAGATCCGATTCTCAATCCATTAGGGCATAGCAGGGGTAGCAATAGCGGACATATGTTATACGCCATGAAATACGATGATCAACCTGGTATGTTGCGTGACCTCGCTAATGGAAGGCCATTTGACCGTTATATGCCTACCCGCTTTTTATTGGATTTATATGACGAGAATGATTCCAGGTATGAAGGCTCATTTCAAACGGTATGGTATGCAAATGGTACGACCAGGCCAGCAGGGATGAAAATAGGAGATACCGCTATTCTGGCCACTAAAAAAGTTTTTCCATCTGCAGGTAAATTGTATAAAGTATTTGATCGCAATGCTGTTTACAATGCTAACGGATCTGTTAAAGATCAATTACATTACGTTTCTTTGAGTAAGTTTGCGGACCCTACCAGAACAAGCATTAATGAAGCTCAAAGTGCTAGAGATGTCTTTGTCATCCGTTTTGCAGAATTATATCTGATTGCAGCTGAGGCTGAATTTAACCTGGGCAATCCGGGAGCTGCAGCAACTTATTTAAACGTAATACGTACCAGAGCAGCAAAACCGGGTAAAGTCGCAGCTATGCAAATTACACCAGCTCAGGTTACCCTGGATTTTATATTGGATGAACGGGCAAGAGAATTTGCTGGTGAACAAATACGATGGTTTGATCTGAAAAGGACTGGCAAACTACAGGAACGGGTCAAAGCATTTAACCCTGATGCGAAAAGTATAACTGATTTTAATCTAGTCAGACCTATTCCAAGAACACAAGTTGATGCAGTAACCAATGAAAGTGAATTCACGCAGAATCCTGGATATCAATAA